Below is a genomic region from Nilaparvata lugens isolate BPH chromosome 8, ASM1435652v1, whole genome shotgun sequence.
taagcaactaccTGTATTAGGCAAGGCACACCCAAgtaagtcaagacaagacaagacacgtagtcacaatacttcacatagttgcttatgaagacatgtctaattgcaatgactaaacagtgtgtgttgcgtcataagcaactacgTGAaatattgtgtctgatcatgtcttgtcttgacttactggggtgtgcctagcctaatacaGGACTAACTGACTTTTggacagtttgaaaataatatttagatatgtttctcACCCAGGAACAAGCCCTAGAATATTGGTTGGGAGTCCTGAAACATTCTGTATAAAACAAACAACTACTGAAGACTCACCATGAAATAATAAAGAGATCTGTAGAATTCATTGCAACCagtttcacttttattacccaAAAACTACGACAGTTACTATAATTTCTGACACACAAATGAAGTAATTCAGTCGAAAATGAATGGCCCCCTAAATACTACTGCTAACTGAATGATATATTTATTGCACTGATATTACTGCTAACTGTATCATATATTTATTGCCCTGTATAAtatacaccgtgattcaaaaaaatatcacaactttgaaaattggtaACTCTGCAAATAATAAACGGAGATTAAAGCACTATCTGTCATCGATTTGAGGAAGCTCTGACGTTTTTTTAGTTCCTTATTTAGTCCCATTGGCACTCATCTGTCCtgcctatttgaatgaaaactatccgaggcaatggatcggctgctaagcagctcgagacagagcacttcatcactggcctccaagAAGCCCTAACCTCACCTCCTGAgattttttctatggggttgcGTTGAAGATAAGGTGTATCGACCGCCtctaccagctaacattgaggagctcaaacaagaaataacagcagctatacaaactgttacgcccgatatgctactgagggtgtgcaacgagttcgagtatcgtattgatatcactcgagtgtctggagggggtcacattgaacatttgtgaacttgttttctagtgggGAAAAACGTAATTTAATACTCGTCATTTTGATTTAtaacccaagtttctattatgtttccttgagtaaatacagattttcaaagttgtgatattctttttgaatcaccctgtatttattgattgaatctCAATATACAGCCCAGAAAGAGCTACCGAACCAAAAAAAGACTGGAGTTGAGACACACAGAACACTATATCTCAACTACTAACTGCTATCTACTAGCTACAACTGTTAACTGAAGCTATGACCAGAGCTTATTGGATAAACCTTGTCAACTTATTGATTTTGGAAGCCTTACTGCACTATTGTCAAATCACAATATAACCTACTGACTTACAGCTATCGTCTTTCAAGTGAGTGTGTTTGTTTCACAAACTTCTATTAAAAGTAGAGGTAAGTAAGGATACGATGAAAGTATAGTacggtccacgttacaatggcagtgaggaaagataggagagcaacgttgccgatcctctgtcttgccaatgccttctatagacggtagctgatacaggtttattgatacaatatactgttcatcctcgtttaaaataaccaattacattttattaagcaagaaattatatttttcaataatttgataatgagttatttaagataaaatattttgttaattaattatcaattctacattgttaaaagacgatcaggcaacagaacaaagcgagatagagataaagctatccgctttgttgaatgatagacaaggatactaataccattgctaatcaaacacttccattataacgggGACCTCACTATTTCACTGTCTCCCACTTACTCTACACCTCTCATGTCTCCTTACAGTTCCAGAGCCAGTCTAGAGTGCGgtacacattataatgacagaggagaaagataggagagcacggttgctgattctctgccttgccactgccttctatagaggatagtttATAGATTTGAACTGCAGGCCTGCACTTTATTTACCACTTTTTTACAACTGGTAAGctcgaaattttttttttttgttttagtttGTAATGTTATTGTTTATAGTGTAATATGTTagtattttgataatgttaaactgatactgaagttctttttcctttttttcttgtatttttagtatttttatactatttctTAATTTGCTTTGTAAACTGTAAACACTCCTTTTTTATGttagtagttttttttttctgCCAACAACGTTTTGTAACCTTTGGATTATTTTCCACgtatatttgatttttgataatgttcttcagggtatgattgtgatttttcagTTATATGGTATTTTTTCAGTGACTATGTATATGTTCAGtttcatgctctgtatataatgtaaaaatagcaaataaattgatttgaaatttgaaaaaaaattgaaatttaaaaaattagttGATACCAGTAGCCTaattatctgatgtaatatcaacggtTCATTCCCGTTGAAAATgatccattattatattttattcgttgagagaatatatttttaatttattttgttaatttataataattctacattgttggagaacaatctggcaacatggcagaggtagaaaaggaagggaacagcgttaccgattctctgcatcaataacaatagtaatactgagggtgatgcccacaagcacttaggcttgtgcgtgggtaatgaatgagagggatgatgatgagagatgacgactactttttaggtaatcgggaccgacggcttatcgtctcctccgaaagatagggtggccgtatctatgtgattgtgctgtggtcaaaaactttttgcCCCGATCGAGATTAGAACTAGAACTCTCTTGattactagtagttatgtgaacagtagacctcacgcagtattctcatccacaagtacctgattgaaactatagaccttacggaaataaagcaatagactggcttctccaaacatctgtgtaatcacttgtcagctgatttatgatgaataattctacagtctgattttcactctaatattggcgtatgaaggaggctcctttttccttttatattatccttgaaatgcaagatttccaaaaaccttgtatataggtcgacgcgcaattaaaaaaggaacatacctgtctgtttgtttgtttttaaagcttcccagagactccaatcagagtataggaattgtcaaatttcatgaaaatatattaccgcgtttcgccgtaaatgcgcaacattcaaacatttaaacattaagagaattgccaaaccgtcgacttgaatcttagacctcacttcgctcggtcaattagaccggcgcgttatcacttactccaaacGAGCTACTGCCTtccatagaggatagctgataccggcatatatctgatgtaatatcaactgttcattcttactgaatataatcaattaggttcatattttattcagtggaaaaatatagttttaatcaaTGTTCATAGATTGAGGTTGAaatttttgtcaattaattatatttctacattggtAAAAATCGATATAAGAACGATGATTGATTATATGATtgattagggcggagttaggactcctggtcctctctgtcacacaaccctagagagattgattgattgagtaggctactgtattaatgtagattacaatatatactggcttatacacttatatacaatacagcttacaatacagcaaaattatagatgaatttacataatatagactaagaaaaaaattattgaactgtatatgatatgcaaaagcaatttgtaatacaaTAACTATAGatcattatattgttatgcatctacataaattggcggagctttggacatatcaatgtccattcttcggaaagaatattaaaaatatcctttccactaactctctaccagagagggagagagagagaatgattgattagggcggagttaggactcctggtcctctctgccacacaacccttcaGAGGTTGTGGTCTCTTCACACTACCTtcagaggtagaaaaggataaagCGGATATTGTCGgttgatagacaaagatagcaacaccattgtcaatcaaataatgccattataacgtggacctcactgaaagctcaactcacacttatgcgactcTCAAAATCTGATCCAATCATATTGATGAATTATACAACAcataggctcaactcacaattatgcgactcaggtcgagaagagacgcgactctagtcgagagcatgtgttttcaaatggtgacgtcgcggagactagaatcgactggtctgagtgtcaccatttggaaacacatgctctcgactagagtcgagtctcttctcgacctgagtcgcataagtgtgagttgagcctatgtgttgtataattcaatcaatatgaTTGAATcagatttttgaatgatttcactATGAATCTAACAAGAATGaccaatttataaataacatcagaTATATTGGTATAACCTCTCCTCTACAGAAGGCAATGGTGAGGCATTGAATCGGCTCctctctttctccactgccattataacatggacccgACTGTAGTTCTTCATGAAATGcttcattacaattgaaaagaaattacaTTTTCGAAGGGATTACTTATTTTTAGACACAAAGTTGACAACTCATTATTTTCATACCCTAAATATTGTCAACTTACTTATTTTTAGACCCTAAGTTGGAACTTACTTGCACAGCTCTGTACTTGGGAGAATTCCGGAACGCGAAGGCCCAGGCTTGAATCAATTCCAGgattttgtttttcaacttttccTGCGTGGTGGATTTCAACAGTTCCCTCAGCTGATTCATGTATGTTGTGGTGCCAACTTCATCGTGTATTATACTGCCACAGTTTTTCACGCAAGACTCCAGAACCtggaaacaaaataaaaccaaCGTGAACTataattcaatacatttttctagTAATACTGTTGCTGACGTGATGACCAACCCAGCTCATCTGGCTGGTTAATGGTTCTAcaaatgaagattgaagatcTCCACTTTTTAGTAAGGACCAGTTGTATTTCCAtaaaaattcaaagtcaaattacttaataattggaaattgaagtagccttttttcaaatttactttACTTCTTACAACATGCTTCGACTAGAAATGTCATTTTCGACTTATAATATCAAGTGTGTGACTTTAGTCCGTTGAAtcatagagaagcaatagcttgagtagatattccatggtatagggtgtttatgtcgcaacttttactgttatctcaagccgataatccACGTATTTCTCTCCCATGAGGCttatgacactggtagtctctcatattgtgccgttcatacactctcacccggccaaaacagtaaagaTCTACAATAAGcgatagtaatcgacttgagataacagtaaaagttgcgacataaacgctctataccatgggatatctacttacgctattgtttctctatggtttcatTCACTTGAGAATGACTTTATAGGTTAAGTCGAAACTTgttgtaaaaaatgaaataattataagtcAAACTTATTGtgagaaatgaaataaagttGGAGAAGgtactttgattttcaatttccatgTTACTATCttgtattgaaaataatattattattattatctcatcCACCGACCACCTGTGATAAGAATTTGTCAATTTGTCAAATTGATCTggaagcaaaaattaattacaaaatactgaAAAAATGGATAAGGGaaaactatttcttttcaattgaaagcaTAATCTAATTTTTTAAAGCATATTTTAAAGCgtggattattttttttctctattattgtataaaactaggaaacaaccaatgtaactagctgattgcaactctcaccagcgggcaaggcttgattccttttgctggtgatgctggattaccattgagaatctaattatgattttggtattatttatgcttaatttttttttattattttatacttttgattataaaattatgtattttcttttattatgttttgaatatgtatttattgtatggcaaataaatgatttgattttgatttgatttgtcattAATCAAACAGCAACATGTTATCTATCTTTTTAAACCTCCATCTTGAGGTTTGTAAAATCCTCATATTCCTCCACTGAGTAGGCACATATGGATAGCagctcttttttcaataaaagtcTGAAAGCTTTAGCTGACGTTTCTTTTATGTGAGATGGCAATAAGTTGTATGGATACCTGAACTCCTTTCCCCTCGCCACTAGAGGGATAATATACCAAGCAGCTAGAGGTTCTAGGATATAATAATCCTGATATCAATAGTGAAGATAATATTCACGAATACTAAAACACCTGAGGACAATATTGGTTATTGTTTAGgataatttgatatatttgttgtgtGATACTATGCTATCTTCTCCTACAGATGATATCGAAAATACTGCTgatactactagtagttctgtgaacagtagacctcacgcagtattctcatccacaagtacctgattgaaactatagactttatggaaatacagcaatagactggcttctctacccatctgtgtaatcacttgtcagctgatttatgatgaatattctatagtctgatttttactctgaaattggcgtatgaagaagtctcctttttccttttaaatattatccttgaaatgcaaaatttacaaaaaacttgtatatacgtcgacgcgcacttaaaaaaggaacatacctgtcaaatttcatgaaaatctattaccgcgtttcgccgtaaatgcgcaacatataaacatttatacattaagagaaatgccaaaccgtcgacttgaatctaagacctcacttcgctcggtcaactagtatGGATGGATACACCCGAATACTCCAAAACCTGGagacaaaatataattattgttaaggAATAATTCAATGGATTTCCTTGCAATACTTTTGCTATTCAGTCTGGAGACTCAAGACCTCAAGAGCAATTTTTTTGTGATATTTATGATTGATTGGTTCAACAGATTAAACGAATAAGTTATATCAtgaagaaacaatagcgtaagtagatatcccatggtatagggcgtttatgtcgcaacttttactgttatctcaagccgattactgttgataattgttgaattttactgttttgttggggtgagagtgtatgaacggcacaatatgagagactaacagtgtcacacagcttcacaggaaagaattacttgaactatcggcttgagatacagtaaaagttgcgacaaaaacgccttataccatgggatatctacttatgctattatttctctatggttatatagattaaaaatctaaattaaGTGCAACATATCAGTTTCAATTCCCCATCTAtctgaatttaaaatttttggttTCTACAGACAAACTAacagattaataaaatatagccAAAACATATAGGaagcaattcaatttttctatacACACCAGTAATCCAAAGTACGCCACATGTGGATTTTCATGCAACATTTTCTTCTTGATGTGGGCTAAGGCTTGCTTGGAcctgagaaaaataaaaaaaaattaaaatttggataaaaattgcaTAAAGAAATGTTATCTagtgattattataaaatataatggacaaatacttttcaaatttgagagtttattgaatattattgttttatatttttataaacgTAGGCTAGAGTACTTTATTTTACATAAATCCACTTACAGTCAACATGACTCATTCATAATTTTAACAAGCTATATTAGTAATGGAACAACAAAACGTAGACATAAACGTAGTATGACTAAGTAAATGTAACATGGTAATTTTGAATTGGTGGAGTCAATCACTGATATTTGTATAATGATAAGAGAGTTAATACAGCTCTGAGATTAAACAAACATTAATCAATAATACTACGGTATTTATAGAAGGTTTTAGATTGAGTAAGACTAATGGTTGAGCTCAGGATCAAAACAAAAACTTTCATAATAGGCCTAAAGGTTAAAGTTCTACTAAACTGATATCTTGACATAGTTAAATGCTACTCGGAGGTTCTAAATGAGTTCAAAGAGATTGCATCAAATTGAGAAACTTGAACCAATGTCATGAACCGACACAACCAGatcttttttaataataaatatagaaatctACAAGGATAGATATTTGAGCACAGTAGAAAGTAATGGAATGTCtaacaaaacataaacaaacACTATTGACAAATCAAGAAAGATAAGGCAATTCAATATGTAGGTTATGATTGAAACATAATTTGTATCAAATACGTACTGGACATCTCCTTGCCGAATTAAATCACATAACTGCAAAATAGTGGGCCAGTCTGGCTCTAGCCTCAGATTACTGGTTGCTTTGTCTGAAAGAAAACAAGCAAGCAATAAGACATTTAACAAAAGCTAGTCTAATGTTACTAAGCTTTCAAGGATAAACAATGAGACTAACAGCATTCAAAATATATAAGGTCTTTggtagataaataaaatatgaaatttgttGATTTGTAGAGTAAAATACAGTGGGATAACGGTAATAAAGTGTAGGTACATACTAACCCagtaatttttcaaagttaCTTGCAGATCGAAACATTGGTTAGTTTGTTTTTAGCAGTGGagattaacagtattaaagatgtatttttaattgaagaagaaattgatcacacaaataaataactaaCAGTTGAGATAAAGATAACTGTAATAAATTTGGCACTATCAAAATTTTACTTGGATCCTTGGATGACATAAGAAATAACCATCatacaaaacatctgatcgcCATTCTGTCCATGAATCATCTGGAAGTAGTGCCAACATTATAACAACAAATGGCCAAcaacaaattgaattttttgttcacaaaaatgataattgaacTTATTTCTCCTATaatttaaaattctaaaattaaatgtcaatttgaaataattttatttcatctagtcattcaaatttcataattgaaaatatttcatttgttgtggaaaaagtgaggttatgttctCCCAAAGAAAACGTCAATTTCCAGTATTGGCCATACTGCAAGCTGAGAGTGGCAGCAACAAgtgttttgtaaattttttatcattttgacTTTGATCTTTATTTTCgtaattaatcaattttaaaatatataaatatcagtGAATAAAGCAGAATAATCATGGCATTCGACCTAGGATTCGGTAAGTGGCTTATCCGCTTCTTTTGAGTAGCATAAAACACTTTTGTGCCAAGAAACTATGGGAATGTTTCCCTGTAtgaagcaataataataattagctttataaatttgtttcaaatagGTATGAATCACACGCTGATTCATCCAAGATTTTTGTTGAAGGAAATCAGAACACTAGTATGTTACTTGAAATACCGAATCTCTTTAGAATTTGGCATatttttatcttaaaatcaaaatctatttgaaagaatattctgTTTATTTTCAAGTAGGTACCTATATAGGTACTGTAAGTCGCAAGGCCTCATCATTTTATTATCATATGCTGTAGTAAATTATCAGTAATACGCACGTTTTCTTATCGCGTGATTACAACTTCTCATAGAAGCTTGATAAGGAAAACCAATTGACGTAGGTACTGTAGCTAACCGGTATAGCTAGAAGAATTTACATTACGGAATTTCATAAATCTGAATGAAGACTTCTTTTCAACACCTTGATCTGTGTATTGAACTGCAGTTATGGGTGAGTTCCTAACCACTCTGGTCAAATTTCAATGTAGAACTAAATTTCCAACAATTGagagaattaattaattgatggaAACATAATATAAAATCCACAATTCTCTTTGgtctacaattattgttaaacTATGAATATTCTCTGtaatatacagtaatattatGCATGTCTGATAGTTCAACAATTTCCATGAAACACGAGAATTGCTTAACAAAAATCTTTGGCTGGGACAGGAATCCTGTCTTATGGCAGTTTTTTATGTTCTTGACTTGTTCACTTGTGGCCATACTTATGACCACGCCATGAACAgaaactcattattattattattattattattattattattatcgaaCCCGAGACCTTTACTTGACAGGCTAGTGCTTAACCGACTGAGCTACCACGATATCGGATCATCTATACCGTAATTTGTCATTGAAGTGAATGACTAGATTAGTTCAtgtattttctttcaaatttagtttCCAATAACTTTCAAAGATGTGACAAAAGGTATTTGAAGACACAGTTTTGATTAAaatcatttcattattatttattataatttcggCGAGTTTAGCCGAAACTATAGTTTCTAAAATAAAATCAGGGTACTATTAATTCTTTGTAATATTAAACTTACGTTACTCAACatgatttttcaacattttgttTTCTGATTATCATTTACAGAATCGGTACCACCTCTCTACCATgacatatacaaaataataagttCTTCTCCTGCTCATTCTCGCAAGGAGCTATTGACAAAAATCCTGCTAAAATCAAAGTTACCAAACGACTGTTTGAGTCAGGTGAGAccaatattctttcaaatgtagaatgaataataaattaagcaATTTAGCCTACATAACTTTATAGAATTTTGTTCTATTGATTATTCTGATTACACAGCAtgtgaataattgcaatattctgctcatttctttataaataaattcatttgtcTCAAGCACATTACAGCTCATACATACATTAAGTAAAATAGGATCATGATCTTATTTACTCTTTGAAGTCATCAGATTGTGTATTCAATGCATGAAAacttgttgaaattgaagttgctttccatgacgaaacaccataggcctataataactttgttgaagttctgacactgtattacttgtaaatatttgagaaaacacttacttttgttgagtcttgaggaatgcatttcactcctgaagaggagcttcatcagcctgacaccaggggcgcttgctctatgggttggactgtgtggccaaatattacatttttgatTTGAAGATAAGTTAATCATTTAATAAGTTGGATTGTCATTGTGGAGGTGTTTAAAAATTTCGTAttgtttaaaaacttttaaacacctccactatgacaaatccaacttattaaatgatcaattaacttcaaatcaaatgtaatattttcccacattttggccacacagtccaaccataagagcaagcgcccctggtgtcaggccGATGAAGCTCCTCTCCagtagtgaaatgcattcctcaatactccaagaaaagtaagtgttttttcaaatatttacaagtaacacagtgtcagaacttcaacaaagttgaaAACTTGTTATAAAAGGCTATACTATCTTTGACAGTTTGTAGAAGATTATCTATTATTAATACTGTAATGAACGATATGTATTACAATAAAAGTTTTCATATAGATAGGATAACTTACATAATCAATATCTTGTTTCACTTTCAGATTTGGGTCCTTATCAGCAAAAACCAAAGTGATTTGACCTCCAAACACGTTTTCCAAGCGCTTGCTCTGATTGGCTGGGCTCAGAAGGGTCTAGAACCTTCTACCGCTCTCTTTGATGACGTCAGTAGAGGtgatgttgttttccatgacATGACTCATAACACTTTAtaaatagtagttctgtgaacagtagacctcgcgcagttataaaccgcagcctcctcagAGATAAACCCATTAGACCTAATTCATTAATCTgattatactgtccatcagagtaaatcctgtctttatgtcgtgtcggcgataTATCGGTGTTataacggctaatggctgttgggttggtgtatcaaaaatgctaacatcaaaagctaatctccttcaataCATACTGGCatcaggacagcccaagttcaaagcagagaaagtttgagagacaatactatgttattttagttactAATTGCATGcattattgcacgcaatcaatagttcattttatttattcacaatggagacaacgggtttcctcaaatgtctccttaacaataaaaattgtacagatacaattGTTAAAAGAATAACAATGATAAAActaatacgaacttatgcaatgataaataatacaaacaacaaaaatatcacctaatttaaaaatgaaaaatacaaagatttcaaatacttatgaaaaatgtaaaaataaaacaaattgggaattcaaaatttataaaaattaaagattataataacaaataatgaacaaaaatattcatcaatagaataaataacatttataactctaatattgacgtatgaaggagg
It encodes:
- the LOC120352769 gene encoding uncharacterized protein LOC120352769 isoform X1; amino-acid sequence: MAFDLGFESVPPLYHDIYKIISSSPAHSRKELLTKILLKSKLPNDCLSQIWVLISKNQSDLTSKHVFQALALIGWAQKGLEPSTALFDDVSRGDVVFHDMTHNTL
- the LOC120352769 gene encoding uncharacterized protein LOC120352769 isoform X2 yields the protein MESVPPLYHDIYKIISSSPAHSRKELLTKILLKSKLPNDCLSQIWVLISKNQSDLTSKHVFQALALIGWAQKGLEPSTALFDDVSRGDVVFHDMTHNTL